The following coding sequences lie in one Methylotuvimicrobium alcaliphilum 20Z genomic window:
- a CDS encoding arginyltransferase has product MAKLTTTIPLFLSEKHSCSYLDDRIACSAFVHPSFELNNAFYSRLIERGFRRSGDYVYAPRCPQCQACTPARLPVAQFKPKRNQQRCLKKNQNTQTVIKPARFEQAHYDLYLRYQDSRHSDGSMAKSSPEEYLNFLGSRWCNTFFVEFLIDEQLIAVATIDRLDNALSAVYTFFDPDFSHLSPGMYAVLWQIEWAKQLKLDWLYLGFWIKDCRKMAYKIEYQPIELLIDNVWQAFDFSC; this is encoded by the coding sequence ATGGCAAAACTGACGACCACGATACCATTGTTTCTTTCCGAAAAGCATTCGTGCAGTTATCTGGACGACCGGATTGCCTGCTCGGCATTCGTGCATCCTTCCTTCGAGCTCAACAACGCCTTCTATTCACGCTTGATCGAACGAGGCTTTCGCCGTAGCGGCGATTATGTTTACGCCCCTCGCTGTCCGCAGTGTCAAGCCTGCACCCCTGCCCGGCTTCCGGTAGCCCAATTCAAACCCAAACGCAATCAACAACGATGCTTAAAGAAAAATCAAAACACGCAAACCGTCATTAAACCGGCTCGGTTCGAACAAGCGCATTACGACCTGTATTTGCGCTATCAAGACAGCCGCCATAGCGACGGCAGCATGGCGAAATCAAGCCCGGAGGAATATTTAAATTTTTTGGGCAGCCGCTGGTGCAATACTTTTTTCGTGGAATTCTTGATTGACGAACAATTGATCGCAGTCGCGACTATCGACCGGCTAGATAACGCGCTATCGGCGGTCTATACCTTTTTCGACCCGGACTTCTCGCATTTAAGCCCCGGCATGTATGCCGTGCTCTGGCAGATCGAATGGGCCAAGCAATTGAAACTGGACTGGCTGTATCTGGGCTTTTGGATCAAAGATTGCCGAAAAATGGCCTACAAGATCGAATACCAACCGATAGAACTGCTGATCGATAATGTCTGGCAAGCGTTCGATTTTAGCTGCTAA
- a CDS encoding DUF2959 domain-containing protein gives MTVLYRLIAAIVFMSLSACSSLYYSGLEKIGIPKRDLMVYRVEKARDTQEETKEQFKTALEQFTALTDFKGGNLEATYKKLNGEYEASVKKANEVNKRIREIEDVSGALFREWEQEIGEYSSATLKRNSQQKLDATKVHYQQLINAMKQAESRIEPVLSVFKDQVLYLKHNLNAQAIASLKGELGSIQSDVSALITAMEKSINEANAFIKTMESK, from the coding sequence ATGACCGTTTTATATCGTTTGATCGCCGCTATAGTATTCATGAGTCTGTCGGCCTGCTCGAGTCTGTATTACAGCGGCCTCGAAAAAATTGGCATTCCGAAACGGGACCTCATGGTTTATCGTGTCGAGAAAGCCCGTGACACGCAAGAAGAGACCAAGGAACAGTTCAAAACCGCATTGGAACAATTTACCGCATTGACCGATTTCAAGGGCGGCAATCTCGAAGCAACCTACAAGAAACTCAACGGCGAATACGAAGCCAGCGTAAAAAAAGCCAACGAGGTCAACAAACGTATCCGCGAGATCGAGGACGTATCCGGTGCGCTATTCCGCGAGTGGGAACAGGAGATCGGAGAATACAGCAGCGCTACGCTAAAACGAAACAGCCAGCAAAAACTCGATGCGACAAAAGTGCATTATCAACAGCTCATCAATGCGATGAAACAAGCCGAATCCCGAATCGAACCGGTCTTGTCGGTGTTCAAGGACCAGGTATTGTACTTAAAGCACAATCTTAACGCACAGGCAATCGCCTCACTCAAAGGCGAATTAGGATCGATACAATCGGACGTCTCGGCACTGATTACCGCAATGGAAAAGTCGATCAACGAAGCAAACGCCTTCATCAAGACAATGGAAAGCAAATAG
- the folE2 gene encoding GTP cyclohydrolase FolE2, giving the protein MNNQSNIPTSENAIVDVQGIADSRRIAIDKVGIKAIRHPIRVKDRSVGEQHTIGLFDMYVNLPHDFKGTHMSRFVEILNQHDREISVESFGLMLEEMVQRLDAQSGYIEMQFPFFIDKAAPVSGVRSLLDYQVSLIGEIAGGEVQTRIKVVVPVTSLCPCSKTISDRGAHNQRSHVTLTVLINDFIWIEELIDLAEQEASCQIYGLLKRPDEKYVTEYAYDNPKFVEDMVRDVAARLEAEPRISAYIVESENFESIHNHSAYALIERDKR; this is encoded by the coding sequence ATGAACAATCAATCAAACATCCCAACTTCGGAAAATGCCATCGTCGACGTACAAGGCATTGCCGATTCGCGGCGTATTGCGATCGACAAGGTCGGCATCAAGGCGATTCGCCATCCGATACGGGTCAAGGATCGGTCGGTCGGCGAACAGCACACGATTGGTCTATTCGATATGTATGTTAATTTGCCGCACGACTTCAAAGGCACGCATATGTCGCGCTTCGTCGAGATTTTGAATCAACACGACCGCGAAATCAGCGTCGAATCGTTCGGTTTGATGCTCGAAGAAATGGTGCAGCGCCTGGATGCACAGTCGGGCTATATCGAAATGCAATTTCCGTTTTTTATCGACAAAGCCGCGCCGGTCAGCGGCGTGCGCAGCTTGCTCGATTATCAAGTGAGCTTGATCGGCGAAATTGCCGGCGGCGAAGTGCAAACGCGCATCAAAGTTGTTGTTCCGGTCACCAGTCTTTGCCCGTGTTCCAAGACCATTTCGGACCGGGGCGCGCACAATCAACGTTCTCATGTGACGTTGACAGTACTGATCAATGATTTCATCTGGATCGAAGAGTTGATCGACCTGGCCGAACAAGAAGCGTCCTGCCAAATTTACGGTTTATTGAAACGCCCCGACGAAAAATATGTCACCGAATACGCTTACGACAATCCCAAATTCGTTGAAGACATGGTGCGCGATGTCGCCGCCCGGTTGGAAGCGGAGCCGAGGATCAGCGCCTATATCGTCGAATCGGAAAACTTCGAATCGATTCATAATCACTCGGCTTATGCATTGATCGAGCGGGATAAGCGGTAA
- the aat gene encoding leucyl/phenylalanyl-tRNA--protein transferase, which produces MQLTVLDPFRSNQPFPPLYKALEEPNGLLALGGCLSTERLLNAYRNGIFPWYNPGEPILWWSPDPRLILFPDRVNISRSLAKTLRKGLFTVTFDRAFDQVMACCAEPRQASSGTWITDEMMQAYQDLHHQGLAHSVETWFDGELAGGLYGVAIGQVFFGESMFHKRTDASKVAFVTLARQLKQWGYRLVDCQVQTQHLLSLGAEEIPRSEFSAQLKRYCPAKPSTDAWQN; this is translated from the coding sequence ATGCAATTGACCGTACTCGACCCGTTTCGTTCGAATCAGCCGTTTCCCCCGCTATATAAAGCCCTCGAAGAACCTAACGGCTTACTGGCGCTAGGCGGATGTTTATCTACCGAACGCCTGCTCAATGCCTATCGAAACGGAATATTTCCGTGGTACAACCCCGGCGAGCCTATCCTTTGGTGGTCGCCCGACCCCAGATTGATTTTATTTCCGGACCGGGTGAATATCTCCCGAAGCCTTGCCAAAACCTTGCGTAAAGGACTATTCACCGTTACATTCGACCGTGCCTTCGATCAAGTCATGGCTTGCTGCGCCGAGCCGCGCCAAGCGTCTTCAGGGACTTGGATCACCGATGAAATGATGCAAGCCTATCAAGACCTACATCATCAAGGCTTGGCTCATTCGGTAGAAACTTGGTTCGACGGCGAACTGGCCGGGGGCTTGTACGGCGTCGCGATCGGCCAAGTTTTTTTCGGCGAATCGATGTTTCACAAACGAACCGATGCCTCCAAAGTTGCCTTCGTGACCTTGGCCAGACAATTAAAACAATGGGGCTATCGACTCGTCGACTGCCAAGTACAAACTCAGCATTTGCTGAGCCTGGGCGCCGAGGAAATCCCCCGCTCCGAATTTTCCGCGCAGCTCAAACGCTATTGCCCGGCAAAACCTTCGACAGACGCATGGCAAAACTGA
- a CDS encoding type II toxin-antitoxin system VapC family toxin → MRVFFDSSAFVKRYISEHGTDSVLQWCDKATEIGLSGIALPEIISAFCRLYRDNKITDVQYRQLKSLLMADIEDAAICDLSPQVLMHAVSSLENNTPRGMDAIHIGSAIVLQADVFISSDKRQIAAAIQAGLRVEQV, encoded by the coding sequence ATGCGCGTATTTTTCGATAGCTCAGCTTTTGTAAAGCGCTACATCAGCGAGCACGGAACCGATAGCGTGTTGCAATGGTGCGACAAAGCAACAGAAATCGGTTTATCCGGCATTGCCTTGCCGGAAATCATCTCGGCATTTTGTCGTTTATACCGTGACAACAAAATCACCGATGTTCAATACCGACAACTAAAATCGCTTTTAATGGCCGACATCGAAGACGCAGCGATTTGCGATTTGTCTCCGCAAGTATTGATGCATGCCGTTTCCAGCTTGGAAAACAACACACCTCGAGGAATGGATGCCATACATATCGGCAGCGCCATCGTCTTGCAAGCCGATGTTTTCATTTCCTCCGACAAACGACAGATCGCCGCCGCCATTCAAGCAGGCCTGCGCGTAGAGCAGGTTTAA
- a CDS encoding CobW family GTP-binding protein, which yields MVSSKTIERIPVIVMSGFLGSGKTTLLNHLLRAAPHSAVIINEFGSTPIDQELLAEHKIPLTTLSGGCLCCQVRGSLAPMLKNLRMAYDAKPVKPFSRIFIETSGVASPEPILDTLLNERWLAPRYRYQGMITTVSALAAETYLTRFPEAQAQIVWADKLVLTQADLAEAAQVERVQNRLNELAPSIAHLESAQDAGLAEALLEFGSLFRPIAQPRSGDLLEHGFNSVSLQLEQPVAWARLQAVLEILLSDPQSHIVRVKGVIFTEEHDGPMAVHGIAGHLFPPAPMPLRENVDNRGRLVFIAGGDIKTLAETVMNALRQ from the coding sequence ATGGTTTCTTCGAAAACGATTGAACGGATACCCGTGATCGTGATGAGCGGTTTTCTCGGCAGCGGCAAAACGACGCTATTAAATCATCTGCTCCGCGCCGCACCGCATTCGGCTGTGATCATTAACGAATTCGGCTCGACACCGATTGATCAAGAATTGCTCGCGGAGCATAAGATCCCGTTAACGACGTTGTCGGGTGGTTGTTTATGCTGCCAAGTGCGCGGCTCGTTGGCGCCGATGTTAAAAAATCTGCGCATGGCCTACGATGCAAAGCCGGTCAAACCGTTTAGCCGTATTTTTATCGAAACCAGCGGCGTGGCGAGTCCCGAGCCGATTCTCGATACGCTGTTGAACGAACGCTGGCTGGCGCCGCGCTATCGTTATCAAGGCATGATTACAACCGTTTCCGCGTTGGCCGCCGAAACCTATCTGACGCGCTTTCCCGAAGCTCAAGCGCAGATCGTCTGGGCCGATAAGCTCGTACTGACCCAAGCCGATTTGGCCGAGGCGGCGCAAGTCGAACGCGTGCAAAACCGACTGAACGAATTGGCGCCGTCGATTGCGCATCTCGAATCGGCACAAGACGCAGGTTTGGCGGAGGCGCTACTCGAGTTCGGCAGCTTATTTCGCCCGATTGCTCAACCTCGGTCCGGTGATTTACTCGAGCACGGTTTCAATAGCGTGTCATTGCAACTGGAACAGCCGGTTGCTTGGGCGCGCTTGCAAGCGGTGCTTGAAATACTGCTCAGCGACCCGCAAAGTCATATCGTCAGAGTGAAGGGCGTGATTTTTACCGAAGAACACGATGGGCCGATGGCGGTCCACGGCATTGCCGGCCATTTGTTTCCGCCGGCGCCGATGCCGCTGCGGGAGAATGTCGATAACCGAGGGCGTCTGGTTTTTATCGCCGGCGGCGATATCAAGACCCTGGCCGAAACCGTAATGAACGCGTTGCGGCAATGA
- a CDS encoding ZIP family metal transporter, whose amino-acid sequence MPISAEVIFYTLSASLLVSLVSLSGAFVFYLDRQLLKRLLPYLIALAVGVLLGDAFIHLIPDAAERQGSIATVCLTTLAGVFLFFVLEKIVRWRHDHTVFADDSIKPMAKMNLMGDAVHNFVDGILIGGSFLVDPVIGLTTTLAIVVHEIPQEIGDVGALVYGGYSPKDAVLYNFYCSLTVVMGAVFTLLLGQFAEASLILLLPIAAGGFIYIAATDFIPVLHEHSSLRNLCGQSFVFALGIGFMQAIVVLEGNLLMP is encoded by the coding sequence ATGCCGATATCTGCCGAAGTCATTTTCTATACGCTGAGCGCATCGTTACTGGTCAGTCTCGTATCCCTGAGCGGTGCTTTCGTTTTTTACCTGGACCGGCAACTGCTCAAGCGGCTGCTGCCCTATCTGATCGCGTTGGCGGTCGGCGTTTTATTGGGCGACGCCTTCATTCATTTGATACCCGATGCGGCGGAACGCCAAGGGTCGATAGCCACGGTTTGTTTGACGACCTTGGCCGGCGTGTTTTTGTTTTTCGTGCTCGAGAAAATCGTACGTTGGCGTCACGACCATACCGTATTTGCCGACGACTCGATCAAGCCGATGGCGAAGATGAATTTGATGGGCGATGCGGTTCATAATTTTGTCGACGGTATTTTAATCGGCGGCAGTTTTTTGGTGGATCCCGTTATCGGGCTGACTACGACGCTTGCCATCGTCGTTCATGAAATACCGCAGGAGATAGGCGATGTCGGCGCACTGGTTTACGGCGGATATAGCCCTAAAGATGCCGTGCTGTATAACTTTTATTGCTCTTTGACTGTGGTCATGGGTGCGGTGTTTACTCTGCTGCTTGGGCAGTTTGCCGAGGCTTCGTTGATTTTGCTGCTGCCGATAGCAGCAGGGGGATTTATTTATATTGCCGCGACCGACTTCATTCCGGTATTGCATGAACATTCGAGCCTACGCAATCTTTGCGGACAATCGTTCGTGTTCGCCTTAGGCATCGGTTTTATGCAAGCGATCGTCGTACTCGAGGGGAATTTATTGATGCCGTGA
- the hisI gene encoding phosphoribosyl-AMP cyclohydrolase produces MIEQNENRDVGEALPWADVLTGLPFNEQGLVPAIAQQYDTGEVLMMAWMNRDAILETLQHGHVCYWSRSRAKLWRKGESSGQIQMLKEFYLDCDGDTLLLKVDQQGPACHTGRRSCFYNRVSGDRVEVVSAPLIASDQLYKQPHGAES; encoded by the coding sequence ATGATCGAGCAAAACGAAAATCGTGATGTAGGCGAGGCGCTTCCGTGGGCCGACGTGTTAACCGGTCTGCCGTTCAATGAACAAGGCTTGGTGCCGGCGATCGCGCAACAATACGATACCGGTGAAGTCTTGATGATGGCCTGGATGAATCGGGATGCGATACTCGAAACCTTGCAGCACGGGCACGTCTGTTATTGGTCCCGGTCGCGGGCGAAATTGTGGCGCAAAGGCGAAAGCTCGGGGCAAATTCAAATGCTGAAAGAATTTTATTTGGATTGCGACGGAGACACTTTGTTGCTGAAAGTCGACCAACAAGGGCCTGCCTGTCACACTGGGCGGCGCAGTTGTTTTTACAATAGGGTGAGCGGTGATCGTGTTGAAGTCGTCAGCGCGCCGCTTATAGCGTCCGATCAATTATACAAACAGCCCCATGGAGCCGAATCATGA
- a CDS encoding formylmethanofuran dehydrogenase subunit A, whose amino-acid sequence MLIRLKGGKVYDPAQALDGEIRDIYFRDGVIVDKPEAGAVIDADYDIAGRVVMAGAIDIHSHIAGGNVNTARLLLPEQHRNFVARKLGHRFSTSRWSATETGYRYARMGYTTVVEPAILPINALDAHLQMADIPIIDTAGLAILGNDDYLLRLMRSGASQAQINDYVAWTLHSTRCLGLKVINAGGANAFKSNARSFDLDDVVPEYGVSSRHILQTLQRAACEVEIPHPVHVHCNNLGIPGNVDTALATMEAAQGLPMHLAHIQFYGYGNEGDRGFSSAAAKLIDGFKKHPNITMDVGQVLFGQTVTISGDVIAQYSRRNDASPNKWIAWDAECEGSGGVVPYRYKETSFVNSLQWLIGLEIFLLAEDPWRLFFTTDHPNGAPFTMYPYLIRLLMDRDYRLQCLEQLNHEAVSMSLLKDLDKEFTLYDIAVMTRTAAARLLGLPDRGHLRPGAVADIAVYREQADKAAMFADAELLFKNGRLAVQNGTVVERYNGTAQVVQPLFDHRIERDLQNYYDRFYNLGLANFMVGDVGAGQTDSERFRAHACGRPYLAESAG is encoded by the coding sequence ATGCTGATTCGACTCAAAGGCGGGAAGGTTTACGATCCTGCGCAAGCGCTCGATGGCGAGATTCGAGATATTTATTTCCGAGACGGCGTCATCGTCGACAAACCGGAAGCCGGAGCCGTGATCGATGCCGATTACGACATCGCCGGCCGTGTGGTCATGGCCGGCGCGATCGATATTCACAGTCATATCGCCGGCGGAAACGTCAATACCGCGCGGTTGCTGCTGCCGGAACAACACCGCAATTTCGTGGCACGCAAACTCGGTCACCGGTTCAGCACCTCCCGCTGGTCGGCGACCGAAACCGGTTACCGTTATGCCCGCATGGGTTATACCACCGTCGTCGAACCGGCCATACTGCCGATCAATGCTTTGGATGCGCATTTGCAGATGGCCGACATTCCGATCATCGACACGGCGGGACTCGCGATTCTCGGTAACGACGATTATTTGTTGCGCTTGATGCGGAGCGGCGCGTCTCAGGCGCAAATCAACGATTACGTCGCCTGGACCTTACATTCGACGCGTTGCCTCGGCTTGAAAGTCATCAATGCCGGCGGAGCGAATGCATTCAAGTCCAATGCCCGCAGTTTCGATCTGGACGACGTCGTTCCCGAATACGGCGTGAGCTCGCGTCATATTTTGCAAACCTTACAGCGTGCCGCGTGCGAGGTGGAAATTCCGCATCCGGTGCATGTGCATTGCAACAATCTGGGCATACCCGGTAATGTCGATACCGCATTAGCAACGATGGAAGCGGCTCAGGGCCTGCCGATGCATTTGGCGCACATTCAATTTTACGGCTATGGCAATGAAGGAGACCGGGGCTTTTCGTCGGCGGCCGCAAAACTGATCGACGGCTTCAAAAAGCATCCGAACATCACGATGGACGTCGGCCAGGTTTTGTTCGGGCAAACCGTTACGATATCCGGCGATGTGATCGCGCAATACAGCCGCAGGAACGATGCTTCGCCGAATAAATGGATCGCTTGGGATGCCGAATGCGAAGGCAGCGGCGGCGTCGTGCCTTACCGTTACAAAGAAACGAGTTTCGTCAACAGTCTGCAATGGCTGATCGGCCTGGAAATCTTCTTGTTGGCCGAAGATCCGTGGCGCCTATTTTTTACGACCGACCATCCGAACGGCGCGCCGTTTACGATGTATCCTTACCTGATCCGCCTGTTGATGGACCGCGATTACCGCTTGCAATGCCTCGAACAACTGAATCATGAAGCGGTATCGATGAGTCTGCTGAAGGATCTCGACAAAGAATTTACACTCTATGACATCGCCGTGATGACCCGAACCGCCGCCGCCCGTTTGCTAGGCTTGCCGGACCGGGGGCATTTGCGGCCCGGCGCCGTGGCCGACATTGCCGTATACCGCGAACAAGCCGATAAGGCGGCGATGTTTGCCGATGCCGAACTGTTGTTCAAAAACGGCCGGTTGGCCGTGCAAAACGGGACGGTCGTCGAGCGGTACAACGGAACGGCACAAGTTGTTCAGCCGCTTTTCGATCACCGCATCGAACGCGATTTGCAAAATTATTACGACCGCTTCTACAACCTTGGCCTAGCTAATTTTATGGTTGGTGACGTCGGTGCAGGGCAGACCGATAGCGAACGTTTCCGTGCGCATGCCTGCGGACGTCCTTATTTAGCAGAGAGTGCCGGTTGA
- a CDS encoding type II toxin-antitoxin system Phd/YefM family antitoxin → MKQANFTEIRNHAKMYFDIVEAGESVRVLRNGKPIADIIPITADLPSWRRRKAQPLVLDGVSISRMIIEEREAGL, encoded by the coding sequence ATGAAACAAGCAAACTTCACCGAAATTCGAAACCACGCAAAAATGTATTTCGATATCGTCGAAGCCGGCGAATCGGTTCGGGTCCTACGTAACGGCAAACCCATCGCCGACATCATCCCGATCACAGCGGATTTACCTTCTTGGCGACGTCGAAAAGCCCAACCCTTAGTGCTCGATGGCGTTTCGATCAGCCGGATGATTATTGAAGAGCGCGAAGCCGGGCTGTAG
- the trxB gene encoding thioredoxin-disulfide reductase: MTDTKHCRLLILGSGPAGYTAAVYGARANLNPVMITGMQQGGQLTTTTDVDNWPGDVEGLQGPDLMERMRQHAERFNTEIVFDHIHTADLSARPYKLTGDSGVYTCDALIIATGASAKYLGMESEEAFKGKGVSACATCDGFFYKNKPVAVIGGGNTAVEEALYLSNIASQVTIVHRRDKFRSEKILSEKLIEKSKNGNVVIEWDHTLDEVLGDDMGVTGIRIKSTKSEETKELDVHGVFIAIGHTPNTDIFQGQLEMEHGYIKVKTGLQGNATATSVPGVFAAGDVMDAVYKQAITSAGAGCMAALDAEKYLDEME; the protein is encoded by the coding sequence ATGACCGACACTAAACATTGCCGCCTTTTGATTTTGGGTTCCGGCCCCGCCGGTTATACCGCAGCCGTCTATGGGGCGCGCGCCAATCTCAACCCGGTCATGATCACCGGAATGCAGCAAGGCGGCCAATTGACGACGACGACCGACGTCGATAATTGGCCCGGCGATGTCGAAGGATTGCAAGGCCCCGACCTGATGGAAAGAATGCGTCAGCATGCCGAGCGCTTCAACACCGAAATCGTTTTCGACCATATCCATACTGCCGACTTATCGGCGCGCCCTTATAAACTGACCGGCGATTCCGGCGTTTATACCTGCGACGCATTGATCATAGCCACCGGCGCTTCGGCGAAATATTTAGGCATGGAATCCGAAGAAGCCTTCAAAGGCAAAGGCGTGTCCGCCTGCGCGACCTGTGACGGCTTCTTCTATAAAAACAAACCCGTTGCAGTCATCGGCGGCGGCAATACCGCCGTTGAAGAGGCGCTATACCTGTCCAACATCGCCTCGCAAGTGACGATCGTGCATCGCCGCGACAAATTCCGTTCGGAAAAGATTCTGTCCGAGAAACTGATCGAAAAATCGAAAAACGGCAATGTCGTGATCGAATGGGATCATACGCTCGACGAAGTGCTCGGCGACGACATGGGCGTGACCGGTATCCGAATAAAAAGCACCAAGAGCGAAGAAACCAAGGAATTGGATGTGCATGGCGTATTCATCGCGATCGGCCACACGCCCAATACCGACATTTTCCAAGGCCAACTCGAGATGGAACACGGCTACATCAAGGTTAAAACCGGCCTGCAAGGCAACGCGACCGCGACCAGCGTACCGGGCGTATTCGCGGCCGGCGACGTGATGGATGCCGTCTACAAACAAGCCATTACCTCGGCTGGTGCGGGCTGCATGGCAGCGCTGGATGCCGAGAAATACTTGGATGAAATGGAGTAA
- a CDS encoding CobW family GTP-binding protein, whose protein sequence is MNEANAFNPVPVTILTGFLGAGKTTLLNRILSEDHGHRIAVIENEFGEEGVDNDLLIQGEEQIVEMNNGCICCTVRGDLVRILGELADKRTAGGAEFDRVIIETTGLADPAPVAQTFFADRNIADFYTLDAIVTVVDAKHASNQLDDHHEAQEQVGFADRLLLSKTDLVSAEEVENLENRLRAMNSRAPIRHVHFGSCDIDEVLDIRGFNLQAILEVEPDFLEDVTHEHDDDISSFVYRSDRAFDAARIMAFFDVMVRVYGEDLLRYKGILQIEGQENRIIYQGVHMMMNADFGKPWSADEKRESVMVFIGRDLPKQAFIDAMDECRVPAVA, encoded by the coding sequence ATGAACGAAGCGAACGCATTCAATCCCGTACCTGTAACTATTTTGACCGGTTTTCTCGGAGCCGGGAAAACGACATTGCTGAACCGCATCTTATCGGAGGATCACGGTCACCGGATTGCCGTGATCGAGAACGAGTTCGGAGAGGAGGGGGTCGATAACGACTTGCTGATTCAAGGCGAAGAGCAGATCGTCGAAATGAACAACGGCTGTATTTGTTGTACCGTGCGCGGGGATTTGGTGCGCATACTCGGCGAATTGGCCGACAAACGCACGGCCGGTGGGGCCGAATTCGATCGCGTGATCATCGAAACGACCGGTTTGGCCGATCCGGCACCGGTCGCGCAAACCTTTTTCGCCGACCGGAATATTGCCGACTTTTACACGCTTGATGCGATCGTGACCGTGGTTGACGCAAAGCACGCCTCAAACCAGCTTGACGACCATCACGAGGCGCAAGAGCAAGTGGGTTTCGCCGATCGTTTGTTATTATCCAAAACTGATTTGGTAAGCGCTGAAGAGGTTGAAAATCTCGAAAACCGTTTGCGGGCGATGAATTCGCGGGCGCCTATTCGGCATGTCCATTTCGGTTCTTGCGACATCGACGAAGTACTCGACATCCGGGGATTTAATTTGCAGGCGATTCTGGAGGTCGAGCCGGATTTTCTCGAAGACGTCACTCACGAACACGACGATGACATTTCGTCTTTCGTTTATCGTAGCGACCGCGCTTTCGATGCGGCCCGGATCATGGCTTTCTTCGATGTCATGGTGCGAGTCTACGGCGAAGATTTGTTGCGCTACAAAGGCATCCTGCAGATCGAAGGCCAGGAAAACCGGATCATCTATCAAGGCGTGCACATGATGATGAATGCCGATTTCGGTAAACCTTGGTCGGCGGATGAAAAACGTGAAAGTGTGATGGTGTTCATCGGGCGCGATTTGCCGAAGCAGGCCTTTATCGACGCGATGGACGAATGCCGGGTTCCTGCCGTAGCGTAA